From a single Phacochoerus africanus isolate WHEZ1 chromosome 11, ROS_Pafr_v1, whole genome shotgun sequence genomic region:
- the LOC125111646 gene encoding olfactory receptor 51B5-like, whose product MWPNSSFNSFLLTGFPDLEAAHRWISIPFFLVYLSVLLGNGALLLLIKEDHSLHEPMYYFLAMLAATDLGLTLTTMPSVLGVLWLDHREIGHVACFSQAYFIHSLSFVESGILLAMACDRLIAIRNPLRYTSILTNTRVVKMGLGILMRGFVSVIPPVLPLYFFPYCHSHVLSHAFCLHQDVIKLACADTSFNRLYPVVLVALIFVLDSLVILVSYVLILRTVLSLAAREERVKALNTCVSHICCVLVFYVPVTGLSLIHRFGKQVPQIVHLIMSYVYLLFPPLMNPVIYSAKTKQIQRGILRLFATWRVRA is encoded by the coding sequence ATGTGGCCCAACAGCAGCTTCAATTCCTTCCTATTGACGGGTTTTCCAGACTTGGAGGCAGCTCACCGCTGGATTTCCATACCCTTCTTTCTCGTCTACCTCTCTGTCCTTTTAGGCAACGGTGCCCTCCTCCTTCTCATTAAGGAAGACCACAGCCTTCACGAGCCCATGTACTACTTTTTGGCCATGCTGGCAGCCACAGACCTGGGGCTGACCTTGACCACGATGCCCTCGGTGCTGGGAGTCCTCTGGCTGGACCACAGGGAGATCGGACACGTAGCCTGCTTCTCGCAAGCCTACTTCATACACTCCCTTTCCTTTGTAGAGTCTGGCATTTTGCTTGCTATGGCTTGTGATCGTCTTATTGCCATTCGCAACCCCCTCAGATATACCTCCATACTCACCAATACTCGAGTGGTGAAGATGGGGCTGGGCATTCTGATGAGGGGGTTTGTATCTGTCATCCCCCCAGTCTTGCCcctgtatttttttccatattgccACTCCCACGTGCTTTCCCACGCATTCTGCCTTCACCAGGATGTCATCAAACTGGCCTGTGCGGACACCTCCTTCAATCGACTGTATCCAGTGGTGCTTGTAGCTCTTATATTTGTGCTGGACTCTCTGGTCATCCTTGTCTCCTATGTGTTGATCCTCAGGACCGTCCTGAGCCTTGCCGCCCGAGAAGAGAGGGTCAAGGCCCTCAACACCTGTGTCTCTCATATCTGCTGTGTCCTGGTTTTCTATGTCCCAGTGACTGGGTTGTCTCTGATCCATCGGTTTGGGAAGCAGGTCCCACAGATCGTCCACCTCATCATGAGTTATGTCTACTTGCTGTTCCCTCCCTTGATGAACCCTGTCATCTACAGCGCCAAGACCAAGCAGATCCAGAGAGGCATTCTTCGCCTTTTTGCTACCTGGAGAGTTAGAGCCTGA
- the LOC125112063 gene encoding olfactory receptor 51B2-like, whose translation MWSNISAAPFLLTGFPGLEIFHPWIPISFFVIYVSIPLSNGTLLFLIREDHTLHEPVYYFLAILAATDLGVTWTTMPTVLGVLWLDHREISHGACYFQAYLLHSLSIVEAGILLVMAYDRFVAVCHPLRYTSILTNAQVVEIGLGRLLRGFILVVPIITTLSGCPYCRSHGLSHAFCLHQDVIKLACANITFNRLYPIALVSLAGFLDSVLILISHILILKTVMGIASGKEQANALTTRVSHISCALVFYTTVTGLTLIHRFGKYAPQAVRIIRSSVYFLFPPFMNPVIYSVKTKQTQNGLTRLFSFQRL comes from the coding sequence ATGTGGTCCAACATCAGTGCTGCCCCTTTTCTGCTGACTGGCTTCCCAGGTCTGGAGATATTTCATCCTTGGATTCCCATCTCCTTCTTTGTCATCTATGTCTCCATACCCCTCAGCAATGgcaccctcctcttcctcatccGAGAAGACCACACGCTTCATGAGCCTGTGTATTACTTCCTGGCGATACTGGCGGCCACAGACCTTGGCGTGACCTGGACGACGATGCCCACCGTGCTTGGTGTTCTGTGGCTGGATCACAGGGAGATCAGCCACGGAGCCTGCTACTTCCAGGCCTATCTCCTCCATTCCCTCTCCATTGTGGAGGCTGGAATCTTGCTTGTCATGGCCTATGATCGTTTTGTTGCCGTCTGCCATCCTCTGAGATACACCTCCATTCTCACCAATGCTCAGGTGGTGGAGATAGGTCTCGGGCGTCTACTGAGAGGATTTATACTTGTAGTGCCCATAATCACCACCCTCTCTGGATGCCCCTACTGCAGATCCCACGGCCTCTCCCACGCCTTCTGCCTGCACCAGGATGTGATCAAACTGGCCTGTGCCAACATCACCTTCAACAGACTCTATCCTATAGCCCTGGTCTCACTGGCTGGGTTTTTAGACTCTGTGCTCATTCTTATCTCTCACATCCTAATCCTTAAGACTGTCATGGGAATCGCTTCAGGTAAAGAGCAGGCTAACGCGCTGACCACACGTGTCTCCCACATCAGCTGTGCTCTGGTTTTCTACACCACTGTGACTGGGCTGACCCTCATTCATCGATTTGGGAAATACGCGCCACAAGCAGTTCGTATTATCAGGAGCTCTGTCTACTTCCTCTTCCCCCCATTTATGAATCCAGTAATCTACAGTGTTAAGACAAAGCAGACACAGAATGGTCTCACTCGCCTTTTCTCTTTCCAGAGACTTTGA
- the LOC125112064 gene encoding LOW QUALITY PROTEIN: olfactory receptor 51B2-like (The sequence of the model RefSeq protein was modified relative to this genomic sequence to represent the inferred CDS: inserted 1 base in 1 codon) — translation MSSKSSAARFVRTGFPGLEAAHPWVSTPLLVVYVSVLLGNGSLLYLIXGEHGFHEPMDYFLAMLAGTDLTVTLATMPTVLGVLWLNQRERSHGACFLQAYCIHSLSIVESGIPLAMARDRFIAICHPLRHAAVLTNTRVVRVGMGAFMRGFLSILPVILRLFSFPYCRSHVLAHAFCLHQEVMTLACADTAFNRLYPVVLISFTVFLDALIILFSYILILKTVVGIASGEERSKALNACISHIGCVLIFYVTVTGLSFVHRFGRNVPQVVHVTMSYIYFLFPPLMNPIIYSIKTKQIQHGILRLLSKHRLRR, via the exons ATGTCCAGTAAGTCCTC TGCTGCCCGCTTTGTGCGGACTGGCTTCCCAGGTCTGGAGGCAGCTCACCCCTGGGTCTCCACCCCCCTGCTGGTGGTCTACGTCTCGGTGCTTCTCGGCAACGGCTCCCTCCTCTACCTCA GGGGGGAGCACGGTTTCCACGAGCCCATGGACTATTTCCTGGCCATGCTGGCCGGCACGGATCTGACCGTGACACTGGCCACGATGCCGACTGTCCTGGGTGTCTTGTGGCTGAATCAGCGAGAGAGAAGCCACGGGGCCTGCTTCCTGCAGGCCTACTGCATTCACTCCCTTTCCATCGTCGAGTCGGGCATCCCGCTCGCCATGGCCCGTGACCGTTTCATTGCCATCTGCCATCCCTTGAGACACGCGGCCGTCCTCACCAACACGCGTGTGGTCAGGGTAGGGATGGGAGCTTTTATGAGAGGTTTTCTATCCATCCTGCCTGTGATCCtgcgtcttttttcttttccatactgCCGCTCTCACGTCCTCGCCCACGCTTTCTGTCTCCATCAGGAAGTCATGACCCTGGCCTGTGCTGACACCGCTTTCAATAGACTTTACCCCGTAGTTCTCATTTCCTTCACAGTCTTCCTGGATGCTCTCATCATTCTCTTCTCGTACATCCTCATTCTTAAGACAGTCGTGGGCATCGCCTCCGGGGAGGAGCGATCCAAGGCCCTCAATGCCTGCATCTCCCACATCGGCTGTGTCCTCATCTTCTACGTCACTGTGACCGGTCTGTCGTTCGTCCACAGGTTTGGGCGGAATGTGCCACAAGTGGTGCACGTGACCATGAGCTACATCTACTTCCTCTTCCCCCCCTTAATGAATCCTATCATCTACAGCATCAAGACCAAGCAGATTCAGCACGGCATTCTCCGCCTTTTATCTAAACATAGGCTGAGACGTTAA